The Paramormyrops kingsleyae isolate MSU_618 chromosome 20, PKINGS_0.4, whole genome shotgun sequence genome contains the following window.
TAGTCTCCAGAAGATCTGTCAACCTTGTACTCAGTGACTGCAAGATGCTCTCTATAAGGGGACGGCATGTAATGAGACCCTCTGCAGCAGTGGGCTTTAGGGATGTGCGGTATACCGGTACTGTGAAAATACtggtatttattatttttcaaacgGTACAATATCAAAAGTTTGCTCAGTTCGGTATTTCATCCGCTGTTCCGATTTTCACCACTATGCGGCAGTGTTGCGCAAACTGGCGTAAAACCGGCAAGCGTGATAACAGACAAACGGCGATGGATCACACAGATGAAACGCGCTCTACACGTCCGAAATTAATAAATAACGAGAGTGGTAGAAGTGAAATATGGCATTACTTTGCCTACAAAAGTGATGAAAATGGTGAACCCACAGACCTCAATGCACCAGTCTGCAAGCGCTGCTATAAATCATGTGCTGCCAAATGAGGCAACACATCAAATCTTAGCAAGCATTTGTCACTTGCCCTTCCTGATTTGTTCAAGAAGCTAAGAGAATAACAGGTGAGTTTCAACTGATTTAATttagacttttattttaaagaaatcagtattattatttttagtaaCCCTACTCTGTagggttttttgttgttgttgttgttgcattCTGGTTGCATTCACATTTTCTTTGTGATAAAGACTGAAAATATATTAAGAGAttactttattttaattagatCTCTTCAGTTTTGTTTCTTCTAAAATCAAAAttgtagtttttattatttttttgtaacaatTTATTTGCACAGTTGTTCATAGAGTTTCAAGCACTGTGTTTAATAAAACTGTTTTCAATTCACCTATATTtgcctgtttccttttttttacctATGGTATCGATTTAGTATCGATACCAAGGTATTAGATCCTAGTATCGTACCGAAGTCAAAATTGTGGTATCGAGCCATCCCTAGTGGGCTTCATGCTCTCATCCAACAGGTCATTCATAAGACATTGCAGTTGCACGATGGTTGGAGCCAGGTAGCCAAGAAAGATGTTTTTCTCTGCTTGGAGGATGTTTAATGCAAGTGCTAAAGGCCTCATCACGTCCACAAATTTGTGAATGAAGTTGACTTCATGTGGAGAGAATCGGCGAAAGCCAAACTCATCACTCACAGTGTGCAGAATCAGCTCGTCATGTAGGGGAGTGGCATCATTTGCAGGGGGGACCTCAGCCACATTTATTTCTGCCCTGGTAGTTAATGTTGCTATGCGAGACAGTCTCTCCATGGTAAGAAATACAGAGTTCCATCTTGTGTCATTTGGCACAATAAAGCTAATCCCAAGCTTTTCCTCCACAGTATCAGAAGCCTTAACTCAGTTCCACAAAGCAGAAGCTTTTGCAAAAACAGCTCTCGACATTGTTTTGTAACGTGGTTCAGTTACTTTTTCTGTATCTTTGGCCACTAGATTCAAGGTGTGAGCTATGCACCTTCTatgaggggggagagagggatgaTCCAGACCTGAGAGAGAATGAGGCTCCATCTGGTCATCTTCATCTGAGTTCTCACTGGCAGCAGCAAAGGCTGACTCTGGTTCACTGTCATCTTCACTTTTAGTTTCATCAAAGTGGACCACTGTCTCTGGCTCTTCAGTATCAATAGCAACATCCATCCCAAAACAATTGAACGCCTTGACAAAATTTGAAGCGTTGTCTGTAACTGTACACACAACCTTGCTGTGGATTTTGAATTCTTTGTTGACATCTGACAATAATTTTGCCAACACATCATGTGCTCCTTTAATACACCGACATGCCAGGACTGCAGAATGTCTCTTAGAAACATCATTTTTGTTCAGCCAGTGGATAGTGATGCCCATAAATGCTTTGTTCACAGCTGACCAGCAATCTGCTGTTGTGCACACAGCATCGATCGCAGAGAATTTAGTTTTAAGTTCACATATGTTTTCTTCAAATTTCTTGTTCAGCAGTGTTTGTACTTTTTTTCTTGATGTCACATTTTTGGATGGCTGCAACCCCTTTATTAAGTTTATGAAAGCTGGGTTTTCCACTTTCCTCAAAGGCTGCAGGTCTCCAACAATATACTGCAAAACCAGGTTGTCCAGCTATCATATGAAAATGGAAGAGGTGTGCGAAACAGGAGAATAACTTTGGCAAATGGAACCACCAATGAAGGTACACTATACtgtctaaatccataggcatcaatatggagttggtctcccctttgcagctataacagctaccactcttctgggaaggctttccataagattttggagtgtctgtgggaatttttgcccacaggtctttttgtgaggtcaggcactaatgttggacatgaaggcctggctcacaatctctgttatagttcatcccaaaggtgttcgataGGTTTGAGGTCAGGGTTTTGTGCAAACTCACCATGTGTTTATGAACCTTGttagaacagaaaagggcctttcTCAAATTCTTCCTACAAAGTTGGAAGCACAGaaatgtccaaaatgtcttgtgAAAGGAACCAAGTCCCTTAGTGCAGTGAAAAGTGCAGAGTGCAGTGGTGGGGTGCTTTACACCACACTACCCaacgcttggtgatgtgaggcctgcatgcagctgctcggccatggaagcccattccatgaagctcctgaagcatagtttttgtgctggagttaatgccagaggaattttggaactctgcagttaccgAGTCAACAGAGCATTAGCGACTTTTAtacactatgcgcctcagcatTCGGCAACCCAGCCGTTATGAAGTGGCAGAGCACATAAAGTGACTGACTTTCTGTTCTTCCTAAACACCTTTacttgcaataataccacttccACTTGACCGCTGAATATCTAGCAGGAATGAAATTTCATGAACTGTTTTGTTGAAAAGGTGGCAgcctatgacagtaccatacTTGAATTCACTAAGCTTTACATAACGACCCTTtccttcacaaatgtttgtaaacctaggtgcttgattttatatacctatggaaatgggtctgaatgaaatgcctgaattcaatgattaacaGGTGTGTACCAAAacctttgtccatatagtgtatattgcaAACCTAAACTTTCTGCCACTGATGAAATCGGTATGGCCATGTAGGATTCCATTTGCTAGACTGTACCAAACCTCAGAACATCAAAGCTCTGCAAGCACAGACTTTTCAAAGCTAGTGGCTGATTGCCAGTGGATCCAGTCAGATTTATCACATTTGAAAAACAGGCCTTTAAGCAGCTGTGTACCAAGCAAGGCCCTCAGAACAATGGGCCTATTGGCTCCATAATCAATTCatgaaaggaaaaaacaaactCACGCGCAGTCAAAATTCACGttgcactaaaacatttttaattttagatTTAAAAGCCTGAAAATACAATCAGGGATTTGTTGGTTTTGCACAGTTCAAGTAGGTCACAGTTCAGCCAGCTGAGTACAACTCGGAATTCCTGCAGTGCTGGTTTCCATGGTTACCAGTCAGTCATTGACATctagaccaaaaaaaaaaaatcccaaaaatGTTGAGACAGCGACGGTTTTCCTCTCTCCAACATGGAAGGACTATTTTTATCTAACACTGAATACTGAAACCACCGTGAGTGTGTGGCGGCAGGGGCACAAGTTAGAAGATGAATGAGTACTCATTTTTTTCCTCACATATGATGCTCAATTAATGCAGAGAGCAAATTATGGCAACACTGTTGCAAATataacctgggggggggggaatattaTGTTCTGGAAATATTCTAATTGGCTACAACGCCTTACAATCTATGAGGAAAAACTCCACTCAGCTCTCAGTTGGGCATAACCAGGAAAAAGTACAGCGCAAAATTAGAGGTGTAATTACAGGCACTTTCTGGGAGCAAATTAATTAGATGTACAAAGAGGTGCCAACACAGCGGAAAAGGCCACCAGGAGACACAGTACAGCGATCTGAACTCTGTTCTTATTCAGGCCCATTCTGACATCATAGGACACCTGGCAATCTTGTGCTTTAAAGACGCAAAAAGGATGAAACCCCAAACATAACTGGGAATCTGGTTAAAGGATCATTCCAGAAGACATGCAGCTCTGATGACTGATTATCCAAGATTAAAAGTGTTAAGCACAGTTTGCGTTGGGAGGCCTCGGAAACAAAAGCACTTTACAGTAACAGGTTTATTTAAACTGTTATTGTTCCAAAGCCCTTTTAAGACTGGTTATTACTGGATTTCCCCTCAAAAATTTACAATTCCCTTTCATAAAAAGGACCTTGCTAGAGTCTGACAGCTATGACATCATTTGCACATGACTGCTGATTGGTGGCCAAAGTTTACTCGCCAATACAGCCCCCAGGAAGAGCGACATTGGGACCCTGGCTTCTTGAACAGCAGGGCACACTCAACTACTAAAATATGCAGCAAGGCACCTGGTCCTCTTTTCAAGGTGGCTCATTTACACACCTTTCTGGTGCTCACTAGAAGCAGAGCCCAAAACCCTGCCTGAACCGGGCCAGGGGGATACAGCCATTTTCTCAGGACTTTCAACAAACAAACCTTTTTGGAAAAGGAAAGTGGAATTGTGAATAAATCTATAAGCCCCTCActcaccaaaaaaaacaaaaaaacaaaagctgcAAGTTCTCTTTGGGAAGCATCACTCTGATGTGTGTGACACAGCAGAAGCGGCTGGGGAACCGAATACCAGGGCATTTTGGCCCCTCCAGCCACTGACACCCCCCAATCCCGGATCTGCCCATCGTCTTCAAGGCGCTTGGGGTCTAAGCCCTTGGCTCCCGAAAGCGGGGTGTTCTGGCATCATGGCTCTGGCGGCCCCGGTGACCCCGAAGCCGATGGGGCCCAATTCCCAAGTTCTGATTACTGGTTACGAAGGACTAGGGCAGGCTTAAGAGGCACTTGCTGTGGTGAGACGCAGAAAACCAGGGACCAGTTTtcctggtgtgggggggggttcggaCTGGGAAATTACAGAACGTCATAGGCTGCACACTTTGCAATTACCACTCCACATCTGAATTCGACAGTACTACAATTAAAGAGCAAATCCaccattttctttttcccctgcTCTCAGATTGGTCTATTGATAAAAGGTCATTAATGCACAGCACTGAAGGGCAACTCATGGAGGGACAGGAGCTGATTTAAACCCACAAGGCATTTCAGTTcccggggggctgggggctgcgAAGGCGTGCAAGAGCCTGAGAGACTGCTAAGCGCATCTTGGAAAGGGAATTGCCGGAATACCGCGTCTATCCCGGCGGCCTTCTCCGACATGCTGGCCTTTCCTCACACATCATATGCAAAGAACTACCCCGAAAGGATAAGGAACAACatcccctcaaaaaaaaaaaaaaaaaaccggaCTCTTAAAGGCTCAAAAGATGAGGGCTCTGCCAGGggctaccccccctccccccgactgCTGGGGTGGGCACAAAACAAGGCATGTGGTGAAGCAGTGAGGCTCAGCAACTGAGTTTCAGAGGCCTATGTCCAGCAGATAAGCACGAGTGCCTCCTATAGGGAGGGCGAGGTATCCAGACCCTGCTAAACTAAATTGCTGAACACGTCAAACTTTAAGGCAGAGAGACGAGGCCCAGAAACTGGCAGACTGCATAACATTAACGGGACTGGATGCCAGGGTTTCAATAAGTAACTGTTCATCACCCCCACACCTCACccatttaaaaacaataaaaattacACTTACAATGGCATCCATTGACATACTCCAAAACACAGGTAGGCCCACCACACTGGATCAGAAATACAGTAATAGACCGTCAGGAAGCTGACTGCACTTGGGAACACTGACAACAGCGAAGTGCCAGGTAACTGGAGCTTGGTTAATTCTGTTAATTAACTTCAGGCTTTCACAacgttttttcattttttttcccagcctCATTGCGAGCCTGTAATTTGCAACAGTAAAAACACTTTTATTCCCTTGTTTAAAGGCGGCAAAATTTTTACATActtcaatcaaaaaaaaaaaacacactaacaAAAATGAATTTATAATTTGTGTTTCACAATGTTTGAAAGTACCTCTTTGGTGTGGAAGGTACCTTACTGTTGGTACTGTTGGACTAAGAGCAGAAGCTGCACACCTGTGACTTGAACGTGAGCTTCTAACCGTCCCGAAGCCCCCTTTCTCAAGTCCCTTTGGGCGTGGCtgagggggcagggcggggccagggggcaTGGCatgggcggggccaggggggcATGGCatgggcggggccaggggggcATGGCATGGGCGGGGACTCACCTCCCACCATCAGCCTGAAATGCAGTCGAGTTTTGCACTGTGATTTTGCGCTTTCATCCGGTCTCTTTAAAGCAGCATCTCAGTGCAGGACCTTTAAATTATCCATTTACtgacatttttctttgtttaaacAAGCGGGAAAAAAGGAGGTGAGTCCCAAAGATGGCGGTTTTTATTCGAGTTCGTTTGGCCAGATGCAGATTGCAGACTCATTTGCTGAAATGAGTTCacctaaaaacaaaataaaaatgcacaatGAACAGGAAGGGGGGCAAGACAATCAGAGAAACACAAACAAGGCTGAACGTGCCACTTGGGACCGGAGGCGGCACTCGCCGGGCGTGTTCTGCAGGGGGCATCTCTGACATGCTCTGGGCACTGCCAATCTCGCCTCCTTCCCATTACTCTGTCTGCTTTTTGGAGGTTCCGTACTTTAGTGTTAAAAAGCCCAGCCCACAGTGCCCCCCACAAGCTCTCGGCACAGTCAGGAGGGGTTGGCATTCTCCAGGAGGGGGAGTCCGTCTCGATGCAGTGATGTGTGCCCGGACTCCCTCTTGTAGGTCTTGGGGGGCAGCTTGGGAATGGCCTGGGAGGTGCTCTGcctgggggggacgggggggccCGCGGCTCCGCCCGGGGGCTCGCCATCCTGCAGGATGAGGGGCGGCGAGGGCAGGTGCTTGCGGGGCCCGAGCGGGGAGGGCGTCTGCGGCGGGCCACCACAGAATGGCGACGATGGGAAGAAAGTCTGGCTCAGTTCGCTCTTGCGGCCCTGGGGGGGCGGCTGCAGGTTGAGAGGGGAGTTGGAGAAGACGTCCGGCGTTTTCACGGGCTCCCGGGGTGGCAGGCTGGGTGGGCTGTCTGGATCCTCGGACAGCGAGTAGCGTGGCGAGTACACCTTGGTGGTGGGCTGACGGGGTGGGATGGCAGGGGGGCTGTCCAAGTGCTTTGACATGATCTGAgaaagggagaggggggggggggtttaaatgGTCATTAATCCTTAGAAAACTAGGTCAGGtgtctggtcctcagggactgTGAGACTgcctccatgtttttgctcctaccagctgggagggagcaaaaatgtggactgtttggcagggagctgagggagcaaaaacgttgactgtctgggggtccccccCATTTACCCCCAAATGGCAAGCAAAGCAGAACATGAATATGGAGATGGTATATAATagtaattgttattattaattattattattattattattattattactactattattatacAGTAAGCCAAGCATCAAACTCCACCTCTCACAGGCGGCAGGGTATGTTCAGGCAGACCTCAATCAGCAGATCTGCTATTTCTATAAAAGAATTCTCAGTGACTGTTAAAGAATTACCACTAACAGGAATGTAACTTAACAGTAGGATGGAATTATTTGATTTACTTAGTAACAAGGACAAATGTGACAAATCCATAATAATTTCAGGCAGGATCCATTCACTCACGTCTTCTACTGACAGAAATCGGCAGAATTAAAAGGCCCCATAAAAAATTGGTCATGATTACAGCCCATTTAAAGGGGCGGCACATCGGTCTTTCATAGAGTAACATTCATATACACAGTGGAGAATCTGAGGCCACAGGAGAGGAGCTTGCTGTACTTTTGAGGGAGACGACTCGGCGGGGGCTGACTCCGGCCGCCTGCGAGGGGGCACGGGGGGTGGCACAGGGGCTTCCTCCACACTCCTGTTGAAGCTGGCCACAGACGACACCGACGAGCATCCtggggagagaaagaggaggtGTCTCAGCCACTTCTAGGGGAGGCACATGGCAGGGAAGCCCCATGACACACGACAGAGGAGGTTTCCCCATCTCCGGTGCTCTAAACCCAAGAAAGCAGACAAGGAATGACCTCCGCATAGAAAAAGTTGAAATAACCAAGCAGGGCACTACTGGCAGCATAAAGGAGCTCAGCAAAGCTGAATATACTGCTGCCGGGGACATTATCATGCTGGCGTTAAGTCAGGTGGGCCTGAGCCCACTGCTTGGGGAACAAGGCCACGCAGAGAATGGACGGGACCTACGGGAGTGCATGGGGCTGGAGGGGCCCTGGGGCGAGTCGAAGACGCTGCAGATGTCATTGGAGCTGGAGGCCCCCGAGGCAGGCGGCGGTGGCGTGAGCGGCGTGCGCGGCGAGTTGGGCGCAGAGGCCGCGCTCTCAGTCTCACTGTCGGGAATGCGGCTGTAGCTGATTTTGCGGAGCTCGTTCTGCAGCGGCGTAGGGTGACGCATGGCACCGGGCCGTACGGCAGATGGACGTACCCCCGGTGACTTCAGGGTGTAGTGGTACCGTTTGGCCTGTGGGGGGAGCAGGAAAGGGAGAGAGCAGCAGATCAGGGACGAGCGCCATGGTTATTGCTGGAAACACAGCGGCAGGGAGTCACATGATACAAAAAATCCGAGGGGAGGGAGAGCACTCACAAATCGTGGCAGGGTCCGGACGCTGCGAGGCTCTATCTCCAGCGATTTGTTAAACAGGTAGTCGGCAAACTCCTTCTCCATCTTGTCTTCCATGGGGTTCAGATTCTCAAAGAATTTCTGTAGTTTTCAAAACGGTTGGGGGTGGAGGGAATCCAACATGGTCAAAATGTAAACTAGCTATAGCGGTAACTGAATAATCATGAAATATACACAGGAAACTGATGAAAAATGAACAGCAGACTGCCCTCTTAATGCTATAGTGATTCTGACTGACTTGACTGATTCCAATCATTAGCGTCGCACTTCCAGGTTTTAATTATAAACGAGAATAATCCCAGTGCTGACTGACAGACTCACCCTGATGTCGCTCTCGACCCGCAGGCAGTATGGCTGGTTCTGGTACTGTTGGATCTCCCCAGTGATCTCGGCCACTTTCCTTCTCTTGCTGAAGTTGATCAGGTCCTTCCCGTGCCGCTTCAGGAAGTCAGGATTGCCCTCCTCAGTCTTCAGGATATTAGTCAAGTAAATTCCTGACAGGAAGCAATGGAGACCCATGGTCATTAGCTTTTAACATGAAATTCACATTCAAAGGCAGTACAGCACAGCAGGTAGTACTGGGGCCGACCTCTAGGGATTGGAGATTGAATGCCACCCCCTTGCTCTGTGGGTGTGGagtatgcattttttttgttgtgtagATTGCTTTATGCAGTTCAAAGAGTAAACTGATGTTAACCtcttaaattgcccatagtgagtgtgtgtgtgtgtgtgtgatagacTCCAGGTTACCCCATAAGCCAAAATTCCAAATTTCTCGATTTGGGACATACCAAAAAAAGGCACGCATGGGGGGTTGATAGACCTGAGTTTGGCCAGATACTTCTTGTAGTGGTCTTCACTGAGTTCATGGGCCTCTTCCAGAATTTTCCGCTGTCGACTTGGAATTTGCTGGAGAGGACAGTTCACCGAATGAGACAGGAAGAGATCATGGACTGAACTATGTATGCTGTGTGTAAAACAAGCCCATCCAACTTTCATTCACCACCACCAATGGGAGTGATGGACTCTGGATTactcattgttattattattatacagtaagCCAAGCATCAAACTCCACCTCTCACAGGCGGCAGGGTACGTTCAGGCAGACCTCAATCAGCAGATCTGCTATTTCTATAAAAGAATTCTTAGTGACTGTTAAAGAATTAACACTAACACTTTATCAGTTACTCAGGAATGTAAGTTAACAGTAGGATGGAGTTATTTGATATACTTGGTAACTAGGACAAATGTGACAAATCCATAATAACTTCAGACAGGATTCATTCGCTCACATCTTCTACTGACACCAATGGGAGTGATGGACTGTGGATTACTTTGTGCTTCCTGTAAACCATTTTCCctggagggggggagagagatcTTGTACCTCGAATGTATGGTCCAGCCTGTAGACTGGGGACGAGTTCATGGCGCTGACCACCTCTAGCACGCCATTGAAGTTATTGAGCTCCTGAAAGACCTGCAGGATCTCGATGATGCGCATCACCACTGCCACCCTCTCCTCCAGATTCTCTGTCTCCACGATACACCTGGCAAGAGAGATGGCAGTCACAGCTGGTACAAACAATAGTCCCAAAAGGACATTGCCTTTGGACAGGATTGACACTCCCACTCCCCCCCCATTAGACCAAGAAGGGTAACAAAGTAGGAGCGTTCAAAAGCTTTAACGTGTTTCTTGTCAGACATCAAGTAATAAGCTTGTCACACTGCTCTAACATACTTCAATCCACAGCTACAGGTTATTTTTAAAGGGAAGTCTATCCCAAGGAACAATGACCAATGAAAAATACTCAATACACAATCGCTACATTTCTGCAAAGAGTTAGCAAGCCCTACCCAGCCCAGCCCTGAGACTCACTTCTCGAACCACAGCGTGAGGTTGGTGGTATGACGGATCATTCGCAGCAGGTTGGGCGAGTTCAGCTCCTTGTCCTCCTTGGTCCAGACGCTGCCCACCAGCTCGGACGGCTGGACGGCCCTGACGGAAACCAAGATGggtggggtcaaaggtcagcgcTAATAAGTCGCTATAGACACTCTGAAGCATGACCTCAGACAATAGGGTCATGAACACCTTCCCTGGTGTATATATGTGAAATCTGTGGGAATGAGGGAAGAATAATCCCTGGGTAAGGCCTTAGCGGAGTGTTCCCACGGCAGCGTGATGTCACAGGGGAAGTGTGTCGCTGTGTCGCGCTTgggtgcgtgcgtgtgcgtgtgtgtgtgtgtgcgcgtgtatgtgtgtgtgtgtgtgcgtgtgtgtgtgagaaagagaggAGCCCGGCGGCTCCAGGCAGGAGCAGCTCCCCGGCTGGACTCCACAATCCTCATTGTTTCAGCTCCCGAACAATGGGGAGCTTAACAAAAAGAGCTGGCGATTCAAATACCAAGGTTAAGATTTCACCAAGAAAGCCTGGGAAATAAGAGCATAAAATAAATTCCATGCAAAAATGTGTCCCAATAGCAcatacagaaatgcaaatggcaGGGAGGGAAAACTGCCAGCCCATTCCTCAAAATGGTCTCTTCATCCTGGAAATTTTACTGTAACCTTTTTACAGATTAGAACAGTAATCCACTGatgaatttccccctgggaccaataattaatgaatgaatgaatgaatgaatgccctCCCTTCCTAAAAGCTGCGGAGATGCCTGCGGCAAAGGAGGTATCTGTGATTACAGTCAACCAGATCCAGCGCTTTCACTGATAGCCTGCATTAATCACGGTCGGGTGTGGAGGCAGCAGCAAAGGATCGGCACCTGTAGAAGTCAGACTCGAGCAGCGTGAGCTGCCGGGCGATCTCGATGGGGTGCAGGGTCATGAGGTCGAACTGCTCCATCTGGCCCTGCTTGATGATGTGCCACTCGATGGGCGGTGGCGAGCTCTCGAAGGTGATATTATGGCTGGGCCCGTTAGCCTGCGCCTGCTTCTTCCTCTGGATGATCTTGGTGATTGACTCCACCCACTTCCTCATAGCCTTCCCTGACGGAACAACAGGAGTGTGCTTCAGAGGACACATGCGGTGAGCAACCCGGGAGAAACATTACGCTGGGGCTGGGGTGTGATCTGAGGCTGCAAGTCAGTTGACATGGCAGCTGGGAACAAAGATTATATCATTGCCTGGCAAAAGCATTAGGACTTGGGCCGTTTACTAAAACTATAGTCCATAGGGCTACAGTAAAATTCTCTTCAGGTTTGGACCTGTCTGACAAGAGCTGTTAATCTTCCAGTAGATGAGGAGCTGTCAGTGAATCAGGCAGGAGCCATGTGGCTACTACACAGTAGGTAGTGCTATTTGGGGGAAGGCAGCTGCAAACGAGTACCTCGGACAGTGCCGATGAACTCCTCCAAGCACCTAAGCAGCTCAGGGTCTCTCTCGAAGTCGTAAAAGTGGTGCTCCACCCAGTGCCGGCACACGTTCAAGACTCtgcagggacagacagagatgTGACACTAATGACAGCGACAGACAGACTGCCTGCTGCCTGGCATGACCCAGATAGGAAAATATAAGCTGGCTGGTTTAAGCAGTATCACAGAGGCCTTGTCCTCTTCCAAGAATATCAGCACTATAAAAAGGCCCTTAAACACATACTTGATCTGGTGTTTACGCAAAAATGCTACAATCGCATACTCCCCAGTGCAGAGAGACATGTTTGGTAAAAAGCTCACAGCTTTAAAGGACTGGTGATTCATGCAGTGCTGGAGGCCACACTCCATTCAGAGGGAGGCCCAGGGATGGAAGATGAGGAGGTACCTGAGCTGGACTGGCTGGACGTATTCCTTACGGAAACGTTTAAGCTCAGCACTGAGAGGCTGGTCCCCGTTTTCCATGGCAAACTGGTCGGCCTCCAGTGGTTTGGGCTCTGGTATGTCGAACCTGGAATGCACACAGGGTATTAGAGCCTAAGGCAGAACATTAGCCAGACATCACCGGCTTTGTGAACCTTCTCAGCATCTCCTAAGTGAGATGCTCCATGTTACACATGGCAGCAGCCCACTCACCTTTCCATCAGGAGGTCCAGCAGCTCCTGCGGCTTACAGAACGAACGGTATGTTGTCAAGAAGGTCCTCACGAAATTCGGATCTGCAAAAACATTGTTCGGTtgataaaaatgataaaatgttaAATTTGGGGTTTAAGCACAATTATCACAAGAAGATACAAGTAGATTTCCTAACAATTTATTTATGACATGTACATACCGCACAGCAGTTTCT
Protein-coding sequences here:
- the LOC111836934 gene encoding son of sevenless homolog 1-like, which codes for MQAAQLQYDFFSEENASKWRGLLVPSLNKVLSQVHPKLSSKEDALQYIEELILLLLSMLCQAQPRTVLDVEERVQKSFPHPIDKWAIADAQAAIDKRKRRNPLLPVDKIHPLLKEVLGYKIDHQVSVYIVAVLEYISADILKLAGNYVINIRHYEISQQDIKVAMCADKVLMDMFNQDEEDISGFPLMDEEPSGSGVQMYYDLVKTFMAELRQYLRDLNLIIKVFREPFVSNPKLFSHHDVENIFSRIVDIQELTLKLLGLIEDTVEMTDEGSPHPLVGSCFEDLAEELAFDPYEAYAQDILRTGFQDHFLSQLSKPGAAFYLQSIGEGFKEAVQYVLPRLLLTPVYHCLHYFEILKQLEEKSEDEEDKECLKQAITALLNLQSSMERICSKSLAKRRLSESACRFYSQQMKGKHLAIKKMNEIQKNIDGWEGKDIGQCCSEFIMEGTLTRVGAKHERHIFLFDGLMICCKSNHGQPRLPGAGAAAEYRLKEKFFMRKVQINDKDDTGEYRHAFEITLKDGNSVVFAAKSAEEKSSWMAALISLQYRSTLERMLDLTLLQDEKEEQMRLPRPELYRFAEPDSEENVVFEENVQSKSGIPIIKAGTVTKLIERLTYHMYADPNFVRTFLTTYRSFCKPQELLDLLMERFDIPEPKPLEADQFAMENGDQPLSAELKRFRKEYVQPVQLRVLNVCRHWVEHHFYDFERDPELLRCLEEFIGTVRGKAMRKWVESITKIIQRKKQAQANGPSHNITFESSPPPIEWHIIKQGQMEQFDLMTLHPIEIARQLTLLESDFYRAVQPSELVGSVWTKEDKELNSPNLLRMIRHTTNLTLWFEKCIVETENLEERVAVVMRIIEILQVFQELNNFNGVLEVVSAMNSSPVYRLDHTFEQIPSRQRKILEEAHELSEDHYKKYLAKLRSINPPCVPFFGIYLTNILKTEEGNPDFLKRHGKDLINFSKRRKVAEITGEIQQYQNQPYCLRVESDIRKFFENLNPMEDKMEKEFADYLFNKSLEIEPRSVRTLPRFAKRYHYTLKSPGVRPSAVRPGAMRHPTPLQNELRKISYSRIPDSETESAASAPNSPRTPLTPPPPASGASSSNDICSVFDSPQGPSSPMHSRCSSVSSVASFNRSVEEAPVPPPVPPRRRPESAPAESSPSKIMSKHLDSPPAIPPRQPTTKVYSPRYSLSEDPDSPPSLPPREPVKTPDVFSNSPLNLQPPPQGRKSELSQTFFPSSPFCGGPPQTPSPLGPRKHLPSPPLILQDGEPPGGAAGPPVPPRQSTSQAIPKLPPKTYKRESGHTSLHRDGLPLLENANPS